One Kitasatospora sp. NBC_01266 genomic window carries:
- a CDS encoding DUF4331 domain-containing protein — translation MQHPRSPRRTTSARSAERALATFGTLGLVAAGALTGLTPGVSSASSHREAPLIAGDPKADNTDVYAFTSPDKPDMVTLVANWIPFEEPNGGPNFYPFANDARYNIKIDSQGTGKPDLTYTWTFSDHIRDDANQFLYNTGVVKNFDDPTLNFRQTYTLTVTDANGNTRTLLKDAPTAPSNVGKASMPDYAGLRQQAVSPLAGGGQSFAGQASDPFFLDLRVFDLLYGGNLKETGHNTLAGYNVNTIALQIPKKDLALKGDATRNPVVGVWSTTDRQGAVVADSRTNGGDKGGEGAKDKGGEGGWHQVSRLGNPLVNEVVVPLKYKDAFNALAPVDDHTVTPVVDKVKDPIVPKLIQSIYGIPAPATPRNDLVEIFLTGISKNSGGPIQADLNSQLLNTDVNKEKFTPAEELRLNMAVPPAQTPNRLGVLGGDLQGYPNGRRLNDDVVDIELQALEGAAQTGTIVPALAAGDGVNTPYRQPGDSFPYVALPNTAAVNQADNVHPGGGVGAGLGGTALGGHRAPVVAAAALGGGAALAGAGYLALRRRRADRA, via the coding sequence ATGCAGCACCCACGCTCGCCTCGCCGCACCACCTCGGCCCGATCGGCCGAACGCGCCCTGGCCACCTTCGGCACCCTCGGGCTGGTGGCCGCCGGCGCACTCACCGGCCTGACGCCCGGCGTCAGTTCCGCCTCCAGCCACCGCGAGGCCCCGCTGATCGCGGGCGACCCGAAGGCCGACAACACCGACGTCTACGCCTTCACCAGCCCCGACAAGCCCGACATGGTCACGCTGGTGGCGAACTGGATCCCGTTCGAGGAGCCCAACGGCGGCCCGAACTTCTACCCGTTCGCCAACGACGCCCGCTACAACATCAAGATCGACAGCCAGGGCACCGGCAAGCCGGACCTGACCTACACCTGGACGTTCAGCGACCACATCCGCGACGACGCCAACCAGTTCCTCTACAACACCGGCGTGGTCAAGAACTTCGACGACCCGACGCTGAACTTCCGTCAGACGTACACGCTGACCGTGACGGATGCCAACGGGAACACCAGGACCCTGCTCAAGGACGCGCCCACCGCGCCGTCCAACGTCGGCAAGGCGTCCATGCCCGACTACGCGGGGCTGCGCCAGCAGGCCGTGTCGCCGCTGGCGGGCGGCGGCCAGAGCTTCGCCGGGCAGGCCTCCGACCCGTTCTTCCTCGACCTGCGGGTCTTCGACCTGCTGTACGGCGGGAACCTGAAGGAGACCGGCCACAACACGCTCGCGGGCTACAACGTCAACACGATCGCACTGCAGATCCCCAAGAAGGACCTGGCGCTGAAGGGCGACGCGACGCGCAACCCGGTGGTCGGCGTCTGGTCGACCACGGACCGCCAGGGCGCGGTGGTGGCCGACTCGCGCACCAACGGCGGCGACAAGGGCGGCGAAGGGGCCAAGGACAAGGGTGGCGAGGGCGGCTGGCACCAGGTGTCGCGGCTGGGCAACCCGCTGGTCAACGAGGTCGTGGTGCCGCTGAAGTACAAGGACGCGTTCAACGCCCTGGCCCCCGTCGACGACCACACGGTGACCCCGGTGGTCGACAAGGTCAAGGACCCGATCGTCCCCAAGCTGATCCAGAGCATCTACGGCATCCCCGCCCCGGCGACGCCGCGCAACGACCTCGTCGAGATCTTCCTGACCGGGATCTCCAAGAACTCCGGCGGCCCGATCCAGGCCGACCTCAACTCCCAGCTGCTGAACACCGACGTGAACAAGGAGAAGTTCACCCCGGCCGAGGAGCTGCGGCTCAACATGGCCGTGCCGCCGGCCCAGACGCCCAACCGGCTCGGTGTACTCGGCGGGGACCTCCAGGGCTACCCGAACGGCCGCCGGCTCAACGACGACGTGGTCGACATCGAGCTGCAGGCGCTGGAAGGCGCCGCGCAGACCGGCACGATCGTGCCGGCACTGGCCGCCGGTGACGGCGTCAACACGCCCTACCGCCAGCCCGGCGACAGCTTCCCGTACGTCGCGCTGCCCAACACCGCGGCGGTCAACCAGGCCGACAACGTCCACCCGGGCGGCGGCGTGGGCGCCGGCCTCGGCGGCACGGCGCTGGGCGGCCACCGGGCCCCGGTGGTGGCCGCGGCGGCGCTCGGCGGCGGCGCGGCGCTGGCCGGCGCCGGCTACCTGGCCCTGCGCCGGCGGCGCGCGGACCGCGCATGA
- a CDS encoding class F sortase translates to MTGPARNGRPSSRAGGGRPRRRRRRPGGRAALLALSVGMALVGAGASALLGSGPTALTPSARPPARTAIGTPAVPRAADGPSTGAAPAALPLRIRIPGIGVDSALTDLQVQPDGHLAAPKNPEQIGWWSDGPHPGDPGAAVIVGHLDSRTGPAAFYGLSSLHPGDTVSIERADRSQVGFTVQALRQYDKDAFPDSEVYATGGPPQLRLITCGGSYDREQHEYRDNLVVYATLTSTPNTPRP, encoded by the coding sequence ATGACCGGCCCCGCCAGGAACGGCCGTCCGTCCTCCCGCGCGGGGGGCGGACGGCCGCGGCGCCGCCGGAGGCGCCCGGGCGGCCGGGCGGCGCTGCTCGCCCTGTCCGTGGGGATGGCCCTGGTCGGCGCCGGCGCGAGCGCGCTGCTCGGCAGCGGCCCGACCGCTCTGACGCCGAGCGCCCGGCCACCGGCCCGTACCGCGATCGGCACGCCGGCCGTCCCGCGCGCCGCCGACGGCCCGTCGACCGGCGCGGCCCCCGCCGCGCTGCCGCTGCGAATACGGATACCCGGCATCGGCGTCGACAGCGCGCTGACCGACCTCCAGGTCCAGCCGGACGGCCATCTCGCCGCGCCCAAGAACCCCGAGCAGATCGGCTGGTGGAGCGACGGCCCGCACCCCGGCGACCCCGGCGCCGCCGTGATCGTCGGCCACCTGGACTCCCGCACCGGCCCGGCCGCCTTCTACGGGCTGTCCAGCCTGCACCCCGGAGACACCGTCAGCATCGAGCGCGCCGACCGGAGCCAGGTCGGCTTCACCGTCCAGGCACTGCGGCAGTACGACAAGGACGCCTTCCCCGACAGCGAGGTGTACGCCACCGGTGGGCCGCCCCAGCTGCGGCTGATCACCTGCGGGGGCAGCTACGACCGGGAACAGCACGAGTACCGGGACAACCTCGTCGTCTACGCCACCCTCACCAGTACGCCGAACACCCCCAGGCCCTGA
- a CDS encoding tetratricopeptide repeat protein: MRTRSNPGPRAALSAAVTAALAVGLFLTGGLGLSPWTGASNDHARPAASGPSGGGDPLAADISTLQDGLRRQPQDPLALATLGLDYVQQARNTADPTYYPKAEEVLQRSLAQQPQDNFAALGGLAALANGRHDFARALDQARRAVAANPYNSSLYGTLADALTQLGRYDEAADAVQRMVDLHPGTPSLARASYVAELRGDTGTARTDMRRALQDAAGPADQAFAHYYLAELAGNSGDPATELKEAEAGLAAAPGYTALLQAKARAEAAQGDTAAALADLGAATRRVPQPEYVLQLGELYQAAGRTREAEQQYQLFRAEQRLLTDNGVAQDSDAALFEADHGSPEQALAIARTGLRTRPFLDSHDALAWALHRTGQDRAALAEADQALAQGTRSALFHFHRAMIQAGLGDTAAERADLGAALAINPHFHPLHAAEATAALAALGGQG; encoded by the coding sequence ATGCGCACGCGCAGCAATCCAGGCCCTCGCGCCGCCCTCTCGGCGGCCGTCACCGCCGCGCTGGCGGTCGGCCTGTTCCTCACCGGCGGCCTCGGCCTCTCGCCCTGGACGGGAGCCTCGAACGATCACGCCAGGCCGGCGGCGAGCGGGCCGAGCGGCGGCGGCGACCCGCTGGCCGCCGACATCAGCACGCTCCAGGACGGCCTGCGCCGGCAACCGCAGGACCCGCTCGCGCTGGCCACCCTCGGCCTGGACTACGTCCAGCAGGCCAGGAACACCGCCGACCCCACGTACTACCCCAAGGCGGAGGAGGTCCTGCAGCGCTCGCTCGCCCAGCAGCCGCAGGACAACTTCGCCGCACTGGGCGGCCTGGCCGCGCTGGCCAACGGCCGCCACGACTTCGCCCGGGCCCTCGACCAGGCCCGGCGCGCGGTGGCCGCCAACCCGTACAACTCCTCGCTGTACGGGACCCTGGCCGACGCGCTGACCCAGCTCGGCCGCTACGACGAGGCCGCCGACGCCGTCCAGCGCATGGTGGACCTGCACCCCGGCACCCCCTCGCTGGCCCGCGCCTCCTACGTCGCCGAACTGCGCGGCGACACCGGGACCGCCCGCACCGACATGCGCCGCGCCTTGCAGGACGCCGCCGGGCCCGCCGACCAGGCCTTCGCCCACTACTACCTGGCCGAGCTGGCCGGCAACAGCGGCGATCCCGCCACCGAGCTCAAGGAGGCCGAGGCCGGACTGGCCGCGGCGCCGGGTTACACCGCGCTGCTGCAGGCCAAGGCGCGGGCCGAGGCGGCTCAGGGGGACACCGCTGCCGCGCTGGCCGACCTCGGCGCCGCCACCCGGCGCGTCCCGCAGCCCGAGTACGTGCTGCAACTCGGTGAGCTCTACCAGGCGGCGGGCCGCACCCGGGAGGCCGAGCAGCAGTACCAGCTGTTCCGGGCCGAGCAGCGGCTCCTCACCGACAACGGAGTCGCCCAGGACAGTGACGCCGCCCTCTTCGAAGCCGACCACGGCAGCCCGGAGCAGGCCCTGGCGATCGCCCGGACCGGACTGCGGACCCGCCCCTTCCTGGACAGCCACGACGCGCTCGCCTGGGCCCTGCACCGCACCGGCCAGGACCGCGCGGCGCTGGCCGAGGCCGACCAGGCGCTGGCCCAGGGCACCCGCAGCGCCCTCTTCCACTTCCACCGGGCGATGATCCAGGCGGGCCTTGGCGACACCGCGGCCGAGCGCGCCGACCTCGGCGCCGCGCTGGCCATCAACCCGCACTTCCACCCGCTGCACGCGGCCGAGGCCACGGCCGCGCTGGCCGCGCTCGGGGGTCAGGGGTGA
- a CDS encoding glycoside hydrolase, which translates to MTTTTSHRAVRSRRRRASMAALALAGATALGGLSWPSAFGATPARPTVRQHDGVVEIPISGGTAEVRTDSLAVTARGDDGRTLTLSAPVAQSLGQPGRVTVSGGTASWTLPGQGLSVTAAAVRGRLQVTVHDGRDGAKLSWPVTGTDPAASQLQLPSGEGLGIPVADPFWNSPDTGVAGNSYDLEADLSLPLWGYTLGGRGVSYLVPQPIGTSLGLASQSGRLDGTALHTFSQREGTQDYTVTFALTDPSPVAPAQDYRRWLTEHGQLVTLNSKIAANPAVAGLLGAFHAYTWGTARTAQGIAQMQALGLSRMWLGYDADAQPMDPQAVAAAKRAGYLVGPYDSFANGQDPSTADSPTSAWPAPVYPDFCIHQQDGSVLAGFHDRGCYLSSQAFAQHGQYLTQRTAQMTANGANSYFLDVDAAGELYDDFSADHPMNQQQDEANRIARMRQLSGPDKLVLGSEAAHSWAAPVIAFSHGSQTPPANGLWPLEKDKDVWGGYAPAGAPGVFFKPVTLPADLSKAMFDPVYRIPLLETALHDSQVNLDRWELSYTKFPALETDRALLAILDNTPLNLVLDGPTLATDGKQLAALQQYFAPLHEAAGTQPMTGFRYLSADHQVQQTEFGDGVLQVTANFGTSAYGSGADALPGGCVDAKLRGDRQPRRLCPTTLPQAPLK; encoded by the coding sequence ATGACTACCACGACCTCTCATCGGGCGGTGCGCAGCCGGCGCCGCCGTGCCTCGATGGCCGCGCTCGCGCTGGCGGGCGCCACCGCGCTGGGCGGGCTGAGCTGGCCGTCCGCGTTCGGCGCGACGCCCGCCCGGCCCACGGTGCGCCAGCACGACGGTGTCGTCGAGATCCCGATCAGCGGCGGCACCGCCGAGGTGCGGACCGACTCGCTGGCCGTGACGGCGCGCGGCGACGACGGCCGGACGCTGACCCTCTCCGCGCCCGTCGCGCAGTCGCTCGGGCAGCCCGGCCGGGTCACCGTCTCGGGCGGCACGGCGAGTTGGACGCTGCCCGGCCAGGGCCTGAGCGTCACCGCGGCGGCCGTGCGCGGGCGGCTGCAGGTCACCGTGCACGACGGCCGGGACGGCGCCAAGCTCTCCTGGCCGGTCACCGGCACCGATCCGGCCGCCTCGCAGCTGCAACTGCCCAGCGGCGAGGGGCTGGGCATCCCGGTCGCCGACCCGTTCTGGAACTCGCCCGACACCGGGGTGGCCGGCAACTCCTACGACCTGGAAGCCGACCTGAGCCTGCCGCTGTGGGGGTACACGCTGGGCGGACGCGGGGTCAGCTACCTGGTCCCGCAGCCGATCGGCACCTCGCTCGGCCTCGCCTCGCAGTCCGGCCGGCTGGACGGCACCGCCTTGCACACCTTCTCCCAGCGGGAGGGCACCCAGGACTACACCGTCACCTTCGCCCTCACCGACCCGTCCCCGGTCGCACCCGCGCAGGACTACCGGCGCTGGCTCACCGAGCACGGCCAACTGGTCACCCTGAACAGCAAGATCGCCGCCAACCCGGCGGTCGCCGGGCTGCTCGGCGCCTTCCACGCCTACACCTGGGGCACCGCCCGCACCGCCCAGGGGATCGCGCAGATGCAGGCGCTGGGCCTGTCCCGGATGTGGCTCGGCTACGACGCCGACGCGCAGCCGATGGACCCGCAGGCGGTGGCCGCCGCGAAGCGGGCGGGCTACCTGGTCGGCCCGTACGACTCGTTCGCCAACGGGCAGGACCCGAGCACCGCCGACTCGCCCACCTCCGCCTGGCCGGCTCCGGTCTACCCGGACTTCTGCATCCACCAGCAGGACGGCTCGGTGCTGGCGGGCTTCCACGACCGGGGCTGCTACCTCAGCTCGCAGGCCTTCGCCCAGCACGGCCAGTACCTCACCCAGCGCACCGCGCAGATGACCGCCAACGGGGCGAACAGCTACTTCCTGGACGTGGACGCGGCCGGCGAGCTGTACGACGACTTCAGCGCCGACCACCCGATGAACCAGCAGCAGGACGAGGCCAACCGGATCGCCCGGATGCGTCAACTCTCCGGTCCGGACAAGCTGGTGCTCGGCTCGGAGGCCGCGCACAGCTGGGCCGCGCCGGTGATCGCCTTCAGCCACGGTTCGCAGACTCCGCCGGCCAACGGGCTGTGGCCGCTGGAGAAGGACAAGGACGTCTGGGGTGGCTACGCGCCCGCCGGCGCGCCCGGAGTCTTCTTCAAGCCGGTGACCCTGCCGGCCGACCTGAGCAAGGCCATGTTCGACCCGGTGTACCGCATCCCGCTGCTGGAGACCGCGCTGCACGACTCGCAGGTCAACCTCGACCGGTGGGAGCTGTCGTACACCAAGTTCCCGGCGCTGGAGACCGATCGGGCACTGCTGGCGATCCTGGACAACACTCCGCTGAACCTGGTCCTGGACGGTCCGACGCTGGCCACCGACGGCAAGCAACTGGCCGCACTGCAGCAGTACTTCGCGCCGCTGCACGAGGCCGCCGGCACGCAGCCGATGACCGGGTTCCGGTATCTGAGCGCCGACCACCAGGTGCAGCAGACCGAGTTCGGCGACGGGGTGCTCCAGGTGACCGCCAACTTCGGCACCAGCGCCTACGGTTCGGGCGCCGACGCGCTGCCGGGCGGCTGCGTGGACGCGAAGCTCAGGGGCGACCGGCAGCCGCGCCGGCTCTGCCCCACCACGCTGCCGCAGGCACCGCTCAAGTGA
- a CDS encoding response regulator transcription factor, with product MGSGLRVLVVDDDPEVRAAVALGLQVEGYQVRAAADGLAGLTEVARWQPDALVLDVMMPALDGLAVCRQLRAVGDRLPVIVLTARDAVSERVAGLDAGADDYLVKPFALDELTARLRALLRRTVTGAAQRDECGFADLTVDPHSRTGSRGGRPLEFSRTEFALLELLLRHPGQLLTREAIMRRVWGADFGPGSNSLAVYVGYLRRKLEAGGEPRLVHTVHGIGYRLDTS from the coding sequence GTGGGCAGCGGGCTGCGGGTGCTGGTCGTCGACGACGACCCCGAGGTGCGGGCCGCCGTGGCGCTGGGGCTGCAGGTCGAGGGGTACCAGGTGCGCGCCGCCGCCGACGGGCTGGCCGGGCTGACCGAGGTGGCCCGCTGGCAGCCGGACGCCCTGGTGCTGGACGTGATGATGCCGGCCCTGGACGGGCTGGCGGTCTGCCGGCAGCTGCGGGCGGTGGGGGACCGGCTGCCGGTCATCGTGCTCACCGCCCGGGACGCGGTGAGCGAGCGGGTGGCGGGGCTGGACGCGGGCGCCGACGACTACCTGGTCAAGCCGTTCGCGCTGGACGAGCTGACCGCCCGGCTGCGCGCGCTGCTGCGCCGGACCGTGACCGGTGCGGCGCAGCGCGACGAGTGCGGCTTCGCCGACCTCACGGTGGACCCGCACAGCCGCACCGGCAGCCGGGGCGGCCGACCGCTGGAGTTCTCGCGTACCGAGTTCGCGCTGCTGGAACTCCTGCTGCGGCACCCCGGGCAGCTGCTGACCCGGGAGGCGATCATGCGGCGGGTCTGGGGCGCCGACTTCGGACCTGGCTCCAACTCGCTCGCCGTCTACGTCGGCTACCTGCGCCGCAAACTGGAGGCCGGCGGCGAGCCGCGCCTGGTGCACACCGTGCACGGGATCGGCTACCGGCTGGACACGTCATGA
- a CDS encoding FAD-dependent monooxygenase has product MDSSDARNEDDDYQVLVVGAGAAGLTLGCDLARRGVRALVIERSAALFPGSRGRGVQPRTQEVFDDLGVIDAILAAGGPLPRVLSRRPDATLKLWDLVEPAPAAAGVPYPVGWMLPQWRTQEILHARLRQLGGELRFGVALTSLSQDQQSVRALLTRADGSTTTVRADYLVGADGGRSTVRAALGVTMTGETLDPRASLVGDVRLTGLDRGNWHMWTRAPGDTLSLCPLPGTDHFALSVPVGEGPVDTSPQAVRAVIAERTQLPAEAVLEVLWTSEYRPRAALADRFQAGRVLLAGDAAHIHSPAGGQGLNTGVQDAYNLGWKLGRVLRHGAPPRLLDSYEAERLPVAADVLQLSSRLHHSYRGSGPAVARRAGQTSQLGIAYRDSPLSVETRADLPEEALRAGDRIPDLALPQGRLFDLLRGPHATLLAVGRPAPAGRAAELVVREFAELAPLGPGLFVVRPDGYLGLATQDPAALAAYLDLLGRG; this is encoded by the coding sequence ATGGATTCCAGTGATGCGAGGAACGAGGACGACGACTACCAGGTGCTGGTGGTCGGCGCCGGTGCCGCCGGCCTGACCCTGGGCTGCGACCTGGCCCGGCGGGGCGTGCGGGCACTGGTGATCGAGCGCAGTGCCGCGCTCTTCCCCGGCTCGCGGGGCCGCGGCGTGCAGCCGCGCACCCAGGAGGTCTTCGACGACCTCGGGGTGATCGACGCGATACTCGCGGCCGGCGGTCCGCTGCCGAGGGTCCTCAGCCGGCGTCCGGACGCGACCCTGAAGCTCTGGGACCTGGTGGAGCCGGCGCCGGCCGCGGCGGGCGTGCCCTACCCGGTGGGCTGGATGCTCCCGCAGTGGCGCACCCAGGAGATCCTGCACGCCCGCCTGCGGCAGCTCGGCGGCGAGCTCCGGTTCGGGGTCGCGCTCACCTCGCTGAGCCAGGATCAGCAGTCGGTCCGGGCGCTGCTGACCCGCGCCGACGGCAGCACCACCACCGTCCGCGCCGACTACCTGGTCGGCGCCGACGGCGGACGCAGCACGGTGCGCGCGGCGCTCGGGGTCACGATGACGGGTGAGACGCTCGACCCGCGCGCCTCGCTGGTCGGCGACGTCCGGCTGACCGGGCTGGACCGCGGCAACTGGCACATGTGGACGCGGGCGCCGGGCGACACGCTCTCGCTCTGCCCACTGCCCGGGACCGACCACTTCGCGCTCTCCGTCCCGGTCGGCGAGGGCCCGGTCGACACCTCGCCGCAGGCCGTCCGCGCGGTGATCGCGGAGCGCACCCAGCTGCCCGCCGAGGCGGTGCTCGAGGTGCTCTGGACCTCGGAGTACCGGCCGCGCGCGGCGCTGGCGGACCGCTTCCAGGCCGGCCGGGTCCTGCTGGCCGGGGACGCGGCGCACATCCACTCGCCGGCCGGCGGCCAGGGGCTGAACACCGGCGTGCAGGACGCCTACAACCTCGGCTGGAAGCTGGGCCGGGTGCTGCGGCACGGTGCGCCGCCGCGGCTGCTGGACAGCTACGAGGCGGAGCGCCTGCCGGTGGCCGCCGACGTGCTCCAGCTCAGCAGCCGGCTGCACCACTCCTACCGCGGCAGCGGACCGGCCGTGGCCCGCCGGGCCGGCCAGACCTCGCAGCTCGGGATCGCCTACCGCGACAGCCCGCTCAGCGTGGAGACCCGCGCCGACCTGCCCGAGGAGGCGCTGCGGGCCGGCGACCGGATCCCGGACCTGGCCCTGCCCCAGGGGCGGCTCTTCGACCTGCTGCGCGGGCCGCACGCCACCCTGCTCGCGGTGGGGCGACCGGCGCCGGCCGGGCGCGCGGCGGAGCTGGTGGTCCGCGAGTTCGCGGAGCTGGCGCCGCTCGGGCCCGGACTCTTCGTGGTCCGGCCGGACGGCTACCTCGGCCTGGCCACCCAGGACCCGGCGGCGCTGGCGGCCTACCTGGACCTGCTCGGCCGCGGCTGA